The sequence below is a genomic window from Plasmodium gaboni strain SY75 chromosome 10, whole genome shotgun sequence.
GTTcttaaaacatataaagacaattattatgaatatataagaaaaaattacaaCTCCGATGATATAATAGATATAATAtctttaataaaaaatcatTGGGATGTGTTCATAggaaaaaaagaaatattcTTGGAAGGAAATTTAAATGATCCAgattttataattaatttaattaactttcttttttatatatttaattattgGACCAAGAAAAACTTCTCTCTTTATTTTACTCATGATGAATTACATGACATTAATTCAACActtcattttataaaggggaatatagaaaaagaaacatGGAATAATGACAAAACATTAAATATGCGTTggaattatataaaagaaactaccttataaatatatataataataatatgcAAATGAATAATAAGCATATTGTcaacatattataatatttctccctcatataaatataaataaatatatatatatatatatatatgtgtatatatttgtgcttcttttttttaacagatgctatttaaaattaattttttttaattatttactttatttttattaaaatataatatttaattttagTTATAATTGCGTTTCATAgtaattataatttgtttataataatataatatttttatttttttttttttttacaattctcaatattaattatatacacaaaatatacatatatataatcacataaataaaaaaatatacatatatatatatatatatatatatatatatatatattatatatatttaattttttttttttgtgtgatttcaaaaaaaaaaaaaaaaaaaaaaaaaaaaaaaatttatgCATATCCAAAATTTTCTAAAACTTGACGTTGTTCAGGGTTGATTAAATTAAGAGCTTCAGattttatttctttcttttcATTTAGGTTGTTTacttttttcttataataaGCTTTTGAGACTTGTTTTCTTAAAacttcattttttttaactaAAGAATCATAATTCCAACCAACTCTTGAACTTAAGGTACCTAATCTGCAATATCTTCtgtgtttttttaaacGGAAGGCTCTAAGAGCACTTGGTAAAacatatttctttttcttatCATATGGATATGGCATACCAACACATACTTTCAATTTCTTTAAGGCAAGTTGTCctttatatgttttatgAGGTAACATACCACGTACACATCTCCACAATATTTTTGATGGTTCTCTTAAATGTAATGGTCCTTTTTTTGGATTAGTATTAGTTCTTAATCTTAAAAATTCTTGATACTTAAGCTTATTCCTATATAAACTTCCTGATATGTTTATATCTTCACATCTTACGGCTACTATTCTTTGACCATTTAATAATTCCTTTGCTATAAGTGATGCCAACCTACCTAACAGGTGACCCTTACAATCGATAACATATTCCtacaaaagaaaaaaaaaaaaaaaaaaaaaaaaaaaaaaaaaaaaaaaNNNNNNNNNNNNNNNNNNNNNNNNNNNNNNNNNNNNNNNNNNNNNNNNNNNNNNNNNNNNNNNNNNNNNNNNNNNNNNNNNNNNNNNNNNNNNNNNNNNNNNNNNNNNNNNNNNNNNNNNNNNNNNNNNNNNNNNNNNNNNNNNNNNNNNNNNNNNNNNNNNNNNNNNNNNNNNNNNNNNNNNNNNNNNNNNNNNNNNNNNNNNNNNNNNNNNNNNNNNNNNNNNNNNNNNNNNNNNNNNNNNNNNNNNNNNNNNNNNNNNNNNNNNNNNNNNNNNNNNNNNNNNNNNNNNNNNNNNNNNtaaaatatatatatatatatatatatatatacttacatatatacatttttttatttttattgtaaGAATTACctttttatacattttgttctctttatataaaattaaaaaatatttatatttttacgatagaagaaaattatttacaaaaatttatttctttagATTTATAATcgttatttatatattatccttttattattatatatttatgtactttttttttttttttttttttaagatatttttacaaaacaaaaaataaaaaaaaaaaaaaaagaaaacaaatattcatataattattatatataaataaatatacatattatatatatattatatataatactttgtaaaaatagaaaaaattaaaatttaaaagggataaggaaaaatacatatataatatatatataataataattatatgttattttatataatatatatgtaaaaaataaaaagaaatttataaattattttaagtatattatatatataattattttattatacattttaaGTGAGAACacaaattttataaaactaaaaaaaaattcccaaaagttttaaaaaaggttataattatatatatatatatatatatatatatatatactaataatatattatacatatatttcttaattcttacaaataaatactatacttatatatatatataatattaagatgtacataataaattatatttatatataataatatatgtataattttttttggttaAGGCACTTAAACATAATCttaaataaatcataaaaattattcaaataaatttttcttatatataaatatattttatacgtacaataaaaacatacatatataaatatatatacatatataatattatctaCATCTActtaaatatttattttataattgACATATTGAAAGAACTGTgttgatatatatattataacattgtattattatatatatgtataaataaatatatatatattatataccCATGAAGAGTTTGTATATGatcattttatatatatgtgaaatatatatatatatatttttccttttaaATTGTTGAAactttttcatattataatatattattttttccatatttttttattttttaatataatgtaatatttataaaatatataataaaaatgtttttctttgtatttcttaatttttttgatataattattttaaaaaaaaaaaaaaaaaaagaggCTCCCATACCCTTATCACCACTTATAACTCTcatgaaaaatatatggctaacatataaaaatattacatatattatataatatatatattataataataaaaaatatatatatttttcttacattaatatttaaagtaatatatttcatgtatttttttttattttttaaatttatttaaaaaaaaatatatatatataatatatataatatatataatatatattattatgaggctaataatattagtatatatatatatataataaaaggaGTCGCTCAACAATATCTTAATAATTAAGTAGTAct
It includes:
- a CDS encoding putative 60S ribosomal protein L13 produces the protein MYKKEYVIDCKGHLLGRLASLIAKELLNGQRIVAVRCEDINISGSLYRNKLKYQEFLRLRTNTNPKKGPLHLREPSKILWRCVRGMLPHKTYKGQLALKKLKVCVGMPYPYDKKKKYVLPSALRAFRLKKHRRYCRLGTLSSRVGWNYDSLVKKNEVLRKQVSKAYYKKKVNNLNEKKEIKSEALNLINPEQRQVLENFGYA